One genomic region from Xenopus laevis strain J_2021 chromosome 2L, Xenopus_laevis_v10.1, whole genome shotgun sequence encodes:
- the XB5882685.L gene encoding cell division cycle-associated protein 7 isoform X1, whose amino-acid sequence MRVVACILKVESIKIIALIHSSAQSTLWLSVCTVILDTQVIVQRIQENPTVGHKWLNICCATELGRAKPPEAMAQKSSRFSLRVALKKTPLSESSEESSEDADSCSSEPQALPPPPVAKSCSSDSEVEQPNDFLQRRAKNIRDNKAMLAKLMADLEKLPGNLLSEDGKQEVSGQKSRKPPRASLSQQQLRRNPERTSRRQTRSMGGVEPTSPDRDRRQHLMDRLQDDLMAEEEEAPRRRRPPRPSALTIPHIVRPVEEITEDDLKNVADSVRDKVYNTVHGSTCHQCRQKTIDTKTNCRNAECPGVRGQFCGPCLRNRYGEDVRQALLDPDWRCPPCREICNCSFCRQRDGRSATGILFPLARYHGYSDVHSYLNSLRNTKDEDSDGS is encoded by the exons ATGCGAGTCGTGGCTTGTATCCTCAAAGTGGAAAGCATTAAAATAATTGCGCTTATTCACAGTTCAGCTCAGTCCACCCTCTGGTTATCAGTCTGCACTGTCATTCTAGATACACAGGTTATTGTGCAAAGAATACAAGAGAATCCCACTGTCGGACACAAGTGGCTTAACATCTGTTGTGCTACT GAGCTGGGCCGAGCAAAGCCACCAGAAGCTATGGCACAGAAGAGCAGCAGGTTCTCCCTCAGAGTGGCTCTGAAGAAGACCCCTTTGTCTGAGAGCAGTGAAGAATCCTCAGAAGATGCAGACAGCTGTTCTTCTGAACCCCAGGCCTTGCCGCCACCACCAGTGGCCAAAAGCTGCTCTTCAGACTCTGAGGTGGAACAGCCAAATGACTTCTTACAGAGGAGAGCAAAGAACATCCGTGACAACAAAGCCATG TTGGCCAAATTAATGGCAGACTTGGAGAAACTGCCAGGAAACCTACTGTCCGAAGATGggaagcaggaagtgagtggaCAG AAGTCCAGGAAGCCTCCTCGTGCCTCTCTCAGCCAGCAGCAATTGAGAAGGAACCCGGAACGCACTAGCCGCCGCCAGACTCGCTCCATGGGAGGTGTAGAACCCACATCTCCTGACAGAGACAGAAGGCAGCACCTGATGGACAGACTTCAGGATGATTTAATGGCTGAGGAA GAAGAGGCTCCTAGGAGACGTCGCCCCCCTCGTCCAAGTGCACTAACCATTCCCCATATTGTGCGTCCAGTGGAGGAAATAACTGAAGATGACCTAAAGAATGTTGCAGATTCTGTGAGGGATAAAGTCTACAACACTGTGCAT GGCTCCACCTGCCACCAGTGCCGCCAGAAGACTATTGACACAAAGACAAACTGCCGCAATGCAGAGTGTCCAGGCGTTCGGGGGCAGTTTTGTGGCCCATGCTTGAGAAACAGATATGGAGAAGATGTGAGACAAGCTCTTCTGGATCCT GACTGGCGTTGTCCTCCATGCAGAGAGATCTGTAACTGCAGCTTCTGTCGCCAGAGAGACGGGCGTTCTGCTACTGGGATACTCTTTCCTTTAGCACGTTACCATGGCTATAGTGATGTACATTCCTATTTAAATAG CCTGAGAAACACAAAAGATGAAGACTCTGATGGCTCTTAA
- the XB5882685.L gene encoding cell division cycle-associated protein 7 isoform X2, translated as MRVVACILKVESIKIIALIHSSAQSTLWLSVCTVILDTQVIVQRIQENPTVGHKWLNICCATELGRAKPPEAMAQKSSRFSLRVALKKTPLSESSEESSEDADSCSSEPQALPPPPVAKSCSSDSEVEQPNDFLQRRAKNIRDNKAMLAKLMADLEKLPGNLLSEDGKQEVSGQSRKPPRASLSQQQLRRNPERTSRRQTRSMGGVEPTSPDRDRRQHLMDRLQDDLMAEEEEAPRRRRPPRPSALTIPHIVRPVEEITEDDLKNVADSVRDKVYNTVHGSTCHQCRQKTIDTKTNCRNAECPGVRGQFCGPCLRNRYGEDVRQALLDPDWRCPPCREICNCSFCRQRDGRSATGILFPLARYHGYSDVHSYLNSLRNTKDEDSDGS; from the exons ATGCGAGTCGTGGCTTGTATCCTCAAAGTGGAAAGCATTAAAATAATTGCGCTTATTCACAGTTCAGCTCAGTCCACCCTCTGGTTATCAGTCTGCACTGTCATTCTAGATACACAGGTTATTGTGCAAAGAATACAAGAGAATCCCACTGTCGGACACAAGTGGCTTAACATCTGTTGTGCTACT GAGCTGGGCCGAGCAAAGCCACCAGAAGCTATGGCACAGAAGAGCAGCAGGTTCTCCCTCAGAGTGGCTCTGAAGAAGACCCCTTTGTCTGAGAGCAGTGAAGAATCCTCAGAAGATGCAGACAGCTGTTCTTCTGAACCCCAGGCCTTGCCGCCACCACCAGTGGCCAAAAGCTGCTCTTCAGACTCTGAGGTGGAACAGCCAAATGACTTCTTACAGAGGAGAGCAAAGAACATCCGTGACAACAAAGCCATG TTGGCCAAATTAATGGCAGACTTGGAGAAACTGCCAGGAAACCTACTGTCCGAAGATGggaagcaggaagtgagtggaCAG TCCAGGAAGCCTCCTCGTGCCTCTCTCAGCCAGCAGCAATTGAGAAGGAACCCGGAACGCACTAGCCGCCGCCAGACTCGCTCCATGGGAGGTGTAGAACCCACATCTCCTGACAGAGACAGAAGGCAGCACCTGATGGACAGACTTCAGGATGATTTAATGGCTGAGGAA GAAGAGGCTCCTAGGAGACGTCGCCCCCCTCGTCCAAGTGCACTAACCATTCCCCATATTGTGCGTCCAGTGGAGGAAATAACTGAAGATGACCTAAAGAATGTTGCAGATTCTGTGAGGGATAAAGTCTACAACACTGTGCAT GGCTCCACCTGCCACCAGTGCCGCCAGAAGACTATTGACACAAAGACAAACTGCCGCAATGCAGAGTGTCCAGGCGTTCGGGGGCAGTTTTGTGGCCCATGCTTGAGAAACAGATATGGAGAAGATGTGAGACAAGCTCTTCTGGATCCT GACTGGCGTTGTCCTCCATGCAGAGAGATCTGTAACTGCAGCTTCTGTCGCCAGAGAGACGGGCGTTCTGCTACTGGGATACTCTTTCCTTTAGCACGTTACCATGGCTATAGTGATGTACATTCCTATTTAAATAG CCTGAGAAACACAAAAGATGAAGACTCTGATGGCTCTTAA
- the XB5882685.L gene encoding cell division cycle-associated protein 7 isoform X3 produces MCIKISREEQERADRMPRRRQELGRAKPPEAMAQKSSRFSLRVALKKTPLSESSEESSEDADSCSSEPQALPPPPVAKSCSSDSEVEQPNDFLQRRAKNIRDNKAMLAKLMADLEKLPGNLLSEDGKQEVSGQKSRKPPRASLSQQQLRRNPERTSRRQTRSMGGVEPTSPDRDRRQHLMDRLQDDLMAEEEEAPRRRRPPRPSALTIPHIVRPVEEITEDDLKNVADSVRDKVYNTVHGSTCHQCRQKTIDTKTNCRNAECPGVRGQFCGPCLRNRYGEDVRQALLDPDWRCPPCREICNCSFCRQRDGRSATGILFPLARYHGYSDVHSYLNSLRNTKDEDSDGS; encoded by the exons GAGCTGGGCCGAGCAAAGCCACCAGAAGCTATGGCACAGAAGAGCAGCAGGTTCTCCCTCAGAGTGGCTCTGAAGAAGACCCCTTTGTCTGAGAGCAGTGAAGAATCCTCAGAAGATGCAGACAGCTGTTCTTCTGAACCCCAGGCCTTGCCGCCACCACCAGTGGCCAAAAGCTGCTCTTCAGACTCTGAGGTGGAACAGCCAAATGACTTCTTACAGAGGAGAGCAAAGAACATCCGTGACAACAAAGCCATG TTGGCCAAATTAATGGCAGACTTGGAGAAACTGCCAGGAAACCTACTGTCCGAAGATGggaagcaggaagtgagtggaCAG AAGTCCAGGAAGCCTCCTCGTGCCTCTCTCAGCCAGCAGCAATTGAGAAGGAACCCGGAACGCACTAGCCGCCGCCAGACTCGCTCCATGGGAGGTGTAGAACCCACATCTCCTGACAGAGACAGAAGGCAGCACCTGATGGACAGACTTCAGGATGATTTAATGGCTGAGGAA GAAGAGGCTCCTAGGAGACGTCGCCCCCCTCGTCCAAGTGCACTAACCATTCCCCATATTGTGCGTCCAGTGGAGGAAATAACTGAAGATGACCTAAAGAATGTTGCAGATTCTGTGAGGGATAAAGTCTACAACACTGTGCAT GGCTCCACCTGCCACCAGTGCCGCCAGAAGACTATTGACACAAAGACAAACTGCCGCAATGCAGAGTGTCCAGGCGTTCGGGGGCAGTTTTGTGGCCCATGCTTGAGAAACAGATATGGAGAAGATGTGAGACAAGCTCTTCTGGATCCT GACTGGCGTTGTCCTCCATGCAGAGAGATCTGTAACTGCAGCTTCTGTCGCCAGAGAGACGGGCGTTCTGCTACTGGGATACTCTTTCCTTTAGCACGTTACCATGGCTATAGTGATGTACATTCCTATTTAAATAG CCTGAGAAACACAAAAGATGAAGACTCTGATGGCTCTTAA
- the XB5882685.L gene encoding cell division cycle-associated protein 7 isoform X4: protein MCIKISREEQERADRMPRRRQELGRAKPPEAMAQKSSRFSLRVALKKTPLSESSEESSEDADSCSSEPQALPPPPVAKSCSSDSEVEQPNDFLQRRAKNIRDNKAMLAKLMADLEKLPGNLLSEDGKQEVSGQSRKPPRASLSQQQLRRNPERTSRRQTRSMGGVEPTSPDRDRRQHLMDRLQDDLMAEEEEAPRRRRPPRPSALTIPHIVRPVEEITEDDLKNVADSVRDKVYNTVHGSTCHQCRQKTIDTKTNCRNAECPGVRGQFCGPCLRNRYGEDVRQALLDPDWRCPPCREICNCSFCRQRDGRSATGILFPLARYHGYSDVHSYLNSLRNTKDEDSDGS, encoded by the exons GAGCTGGGCCGAGCAAAGCCACCAGAAGCTATGGCACAGAAGAGCAGCAGGTTCTCCCTCAGAGTGGCTCTGAAGAAGACCCCTTTGTCTGAGAGCAGTGAAGAATCCTCAGAAGATGCAGACAGCTGTTCTTCTGAACCCCAGGCCTTGCCGCCACCACCAGTGGCCAAAAGCTGCTCTTCAGACTCTGAGGTGGAACAGCCAAATGACTTCTTACAGAGGAGAGCAAAGAACATCCGTGACAACAAAGCCATG TTGGCCAAATTAATGGCAGACTTGGAGAAACTGCCAGGAAACCTACTGTCCGAAGATGggaagcaggaagtgagtggaCAG TCCAGGAAGCCTCCTCGTGCCTCTCTCAGCCAGCAGCAATTGAGAAGGAACCCGGAACGCACTAGCCGCCGCCAGACTCGCTCCATGGGAGGTGTAGAACCCACATCTCCTGACAGAGACAGAAGGCAGCACCTGATGGACAGACTTCAGGATGATTTAATGGCTGAGGAA GAAGAGGCTCCTAGGAGACGTCGCCCCCCTCGTCCAAGTGCACTAACCATTCCCCATATTGTGCGTCCAGTGGAGGAAATAACTGAAGATGACCTAAAGAATGTTGCAGATTCTGTGAGGGATAAAGTCTACAACACTGTGCAT GGCTCCACCTGCCACCAGTGCCGCCAGAAGACTATTGACACAAAGACAAACTGCCGCAATGCAGAGTGTCCAGGCGTTCGGGGGCAGTTTTGTGGCCCATGCTTGAGAAACAGATATGGAGAAGATGTGAGACAAGCTCTTCTGGATCCT GACTGGCGTTGTCCTCCATGCAGAGAGATCTGTAACTGCAGCTTCTGTCGCCAGAGAGACGGGCGTTCTGCTACTGGGATACTCTTTCCTTTAGCACGTTACCATGGCTATAGTGATGTACATTCCTATTTAAATAG CCTGAGAAACACAAAAGATGAAGACTCTGATGGCTCTTAA